The following are encoded in a window of Diorhabda sublineata isolate icDioSubl1.1 chromosome 5, icDioSubl1.1, whole genome shotgun sequence genomic DNA:
- the LOC130444473 gene encoding ATP-binding cassette sub-family C member 4-like: protein MDTEKVESKNENPKKDAGFINKLFFGWMISLMRKRREINLELHDFYDVFDEDDSKVLGNRLQKNWKSEIVKSQQSKRKPSLLKAIVKTFLFEVMFYGIFCFFSNVLIRCTQPLILARLISLFGEEFNEKNAEKMYFYSTMLIVTSILTAFMSNHIELGLSAIGMRIRIACSSLLYRKVIRLDYKSLEVAAVDRVVDLLSNDVNRFDFVIKPIHSFWTIPVQILVLTYFVWEQVGFSCLAGVATMIIITFTLQGYVSKLMGNLRSKISQRTDERVKLMTEIISGIQLIKINGWEKRFESLVDCARKKEMIAITAASYLRGAVSSCFVFLEKTALALTIICYVGSGHRITAEKVFSIAQAYGILHTSLSVLLPEAMTRRSETSTSVERLRDFLLLDEKPHGAIEPMIKTGIIVTEVDASWSNQTNILTDLSVQIPRGCLCAVTGPTGAGKSSLLHLLLGELPAKSGRIQLGGHVSYCSQEAWLSNSTVRGNITFGNPYDDRCYDKIVKVCDLGVDFERLPRGDRTVCDEPGVSLSGGQRAKIHLARAVYKQADIYLLDDPLSAVDARAGKLLFEECILKYLKGKTRILVTRQLEHLKAADFVVVLNEGKIEATGTFRELCKSKIDFTEMLVKKSAKSEKYEKPTDIEVTTNFPSNKNFISKSKNKYYHGKSRLKPYNGEDVVNNGGVNRADIVKNKKDVVKHVEDVVNNGNIVKYKADIVKHENDVVKQKEDVVKHIEDVVNNGNMVKYKADIVKHENDVVKQKEDVVKHIEDVVNNGNMVKYKADMVKHENDVVKQKEDVVKQKEDVVKQKEDVVNNGNIVKYKTDIVKHENNVVKQKEDVVNNGNIVKYKADIVKHENDVVKQKEDVVKVKEDVVNNGNIVKYKADIVKHENDVVKQKEDVVKVKEDVVNNGNMVEDKADIVKQKIDVVNNSNMVKYKAEMVKHREDIVKGKEDVVKQKEDIVKQTGDVINNGNMVKCKADIVKHKNDILKQKEVVANNGNVAKDKADIVKHKEDIVKHKNDIVKQKEVVVNNSNMIEDKADIEKVKEDIVKREEDVENSNDIWEDKADKVKYKEDIVKNNENMANNGEVVKDKADVVKYEDDVVEDKEDIVKNKEDMANNGNIIKDKADIVKYEEDIVEDKEDIVKNNENMANNGDVVKDKADVVKYEDDVVEDKEDIVKNNENMTNNGNIIKDKADVVKYEEDIVEDKEDIVKNKEDMTNNGNIVKDNNDIVNNDGDGILNDYNKNKGKNYLLKKYVLAAKRVEIAIVTLLLFLLTQILSSGVDLWVTFWTSQEELRHQNTSITLNVSSSMSRYHPEEYAVRVFYVNGKHSMGKYGYSYQETIPVLKTIAPRASDGVFDTVEINGVAHDLVKTNLAAILYALLMIMVIVLTLVRSWLFFKVCMMSSMNMHKEMFDSLMEAPLEFFDTDSGGKTIGESSKDTGSTKEVRSKVSMTPQQTTFSNSSKPDSFSKETGSFNGVLSKVSMGSQQTTFSNSSKPDNFSKETGSFNGVLSKVSMGSQQTTFSNSSKPDNFSKETGSFNGVLSKVSMGSQQTTFSNSSKPDNFSKETGSFNGVLSKVSMGSQQTTFSNSSKPDNFSKETGSFNGVLSKVSMGSQQTTFSNSSKPDNFSKETGSFNGVLSKVSMGSQQTTFSNSSKPDNFSKETGSFNGVLSKVSMGSQQITNKSEEILNRFSKDTGSVDEVLPRVLMDSIQVMLTLGGIFVNLLYSNPYYIVAMLLLGTVFVKFGNLYTSTAEIFKRLENKTKYPMISHITSSINGIVTIRASKAESMLTDKFDVHQNLHASASYLKISSASAFGLWLDLICVVQLTVIILSFLILHKYTDVNGSLVGLAISQSMILGAALRYGLKRTAETKNRLTSVEKVLQYTEIKNEKPSETQKEFFPPESWPGRGKIEFRNIFLKRSDDDLGVLRNINFTILPGEKIGIVGRTGAGKTSLISVLFRLVRFDGSVLIDDVDTKQIGRELIRKKISIIPREPILFSSTIRYNLDPYNEYNDEEMWKALEQVELSNCVSSLDLKVSEDGSNFSLGQKQLIYLARALLRNNKILILDEATANVDHRTDALIQATIRNRFKNCTVITIAHRLNTIMEYNKVMVMSDGKFVEIGHPHQLLDNNKGHFHKLVLETGPEMSSKLKEVAMMTYYEDYTHCFYIK, encoded by the exons ATGGATACAGAAAAAGTTGAATCGAAaaatgaaaatccaaaaaaagatGCAGGTTTtatcaataaactatttttcgg ATGGATGATATCGTTGATGAGAAAACGAAGAGAAATTAACCTAGAATTGCACGATTTTTATGATGTTTTCGACGAAGACGATTCCAAGGTATTGGGAAATCGTTTACAAAAAAACTGGAAATCGGAAATCGTCAAAAGTCAACAATCGAAAAGAAAACCCAGTTTATTGAAAGCTATCGTCAAAACTTTCCTATTCGAGGTTATGTTCTACGGAATTTTCTGCTTCTTTTCGAACGTTTTAATACG atgtaCCCAACCTTTGATCTTGGCGCGTCTCATTTCTTTATTTGGGGAagaatttaacgaaaaaaacgccgaaaaaatgtatttttacagCACCATGTTGATAGTAACGTCAATTTTGACAGCTTTTATGTCAAATCATATCGAGCTCGGGCTGTCAGCGATCGGTATGAGGATTCGAATAGCGTGCAGTAGTTTGTTATATCGAAAA GTGATTAGATTGGATTATAAATCGTTAGAAGTAGCGGCAGTCGATCGAGTTGTTGATTTACTATCGAATGACGTTAATCGATTCGATTTCGTGATTAAACCGATTCATTCATTTTGGACTATCCCCGTACAAATTTTGGTTTTGACTTATTTCGTTTGGGAACAAGTTGGGTTTTCATGTTTGGCCGGCGTTGCGACCATGATAATCATTACTTTTACTTTACAag GTTATGTATCAAAACTTATGGGTAACCTAAGATCGAAAATTTCGCAAAGAACCGACGAAAGAGTGAAATTAATGACGGAAATAATATCGGGGATACAACTAATCAAGATAAACGGTTGGGAAAAACGTTTCGAATCGCTGGTGGACTGCGCAAGAAAGAAGGAAATGATCGCGATCACTGCCGCGTCATATTTGAGAGGGGCAGTTTCCAGCTGTTTcgtttttctagaaaaaacGGCTCTGGCTCTAACTATCATATGTTACGTTGGCTCAG GCCACCGAATAACCGCGGAAAAAGTATTTTCCATTGCTCAAGCGTACGGTATTCTCCACACATCTTTGTCAGTTCTGCTCCCCGAGGCGATGACCCGCCGTTCCGAAACGTCGACATCCGTCGAACGTCTCCGAGATTTTCTGCTTCTGGACGAAAAACCCCACGGCGCCATCGAACCAATGATCAAAACCGGGATCATCGTGACCGAAGTAGACGCGTCGTGGTCTAACCAAACCAATATTCTGACGGATCTATCCGTACAAATCCCACGGGGGTGTCTGTGCGCCGTAACAGGCCCCACCGGTGCCGGAAAATCTTCTCTATTACAC CTTCTTCTAGGGGAGCTGCCCGCCAAATCGGGAAGGATCCAATTGGGGGGACACGTATCGTATTGCTCCCAAGAAGCTTGGTTGTCGAATTCGACGGTTCGCGGCAACATTACGTTCGGAAATCCATACGACGATCGTTGCTACGATAAAATCGTTAAAGTTTGCGACCTGGGGGTGGATTTCGAACGTCTACCTCGAGGGGATCGAACAGTTTGCGACGAACCAGGAGTGTCTTTGAGCGGAGGACAACGCGCCAAGATCCATTTAGCTAGAGCCGTTTACAAACAAGCGGATATCTACTTATTGGACGATCCCCTATCGGCCGTTGATGCTCGAGCTGGAAAATTGTTGTTCGAAgaatgtattttgaaatatttgaaaggaAAAACGAGAATTTTAGTGACGCGTCAACTGGAACATTTGAAGGCGGCCGATTTCGTCGTGGTGCTTAACGAA GGAAAAATCGAAGCGACGGGAACTTTCCGAGAACTATGCAAAAGTAAAATAGATTTCACTGAAATGTTAGTTAAAAAAAGCGCAAAGtcggaaaaatatgaaaaaccaACGGACATTGAAGTTACTACTAACTTTCCAagcaacaaaaattttatatctaagagtaaaaataaatattaccaCGGAAAATCTCGTTTAAAACCATATAATGGTGAAGATGTCGTAAATAATGGCGGTGTTAATAGGGCCGATATcgtaaaaaataagaaagatgTCGTAAAACATGTAGAAGATGTAGTAAATAACggtaacattgtaaaatataagGCAGATATCGTAAAACATGAAAACGACGTTGTAAAACAAAAGGAAGATGTCGTAAAACATATAGAAGATGTAGTAAATAACggtaacatggtaaaatataaGGCAGATATCGTAAAACATGAAAACGACGTTGTAAAACAAAAGGAAGATGTCGTAAAACATATAGAAGATGTAGTAAATAACggtaacatggtaaaatataaGGCAGATATGGTAAAACATGAAAACGACGTTGTAAAACAAAAGGAAGATGTAGTAAAACAAAAGGAAGATGTAGTAAAACAAAAGGAAGATGTAGTAAATAATggtaacattgtaaaatataagaCAGATATcgtaaaacatgaaaataacgtTGTAAAACAAAAGGAAGATGTAGTAAATAATggtaacattgtaaaatataagGCAGATATCGTAAAACATGAAAACGACGTTGTAAAACAGAAGGAAGATGTAGTAAAAGTAAAGGAAGATGTAGTAAATAACggtaacattgtaaaatataagGCAGATATCGTAAAACATGAAAACGACGTTGTAAAACAGAAGGAAGATGTAGTAAAAGTAAAGGAAGATGTAGTAAATAACGGTAATATGGTAGAAGATAAGGCAGATAtcgtaaaacaaaaaatagacgTCGTAAATAACagtaacatggtaaaatataaAGCAGAGATGGTAAAACATAGAGAAGATATCGTAAAAGGAAAGGAAGATGTCGTAAAACAGAAGGAAGATATCGTAAAACAAACGGGAGATGTAATAAATAATGGTAATATGGTGAAATGTAAGGCAGATATCGTAAAACATAAAAACGACATCCTAAAACAAAAGGAAGTTGTAGCAAATAACGGTAACGTGGCAAAAGATAAAGCAGATATTGTAAAACATAAAGAAGATATCGTAAAACATAAAAACGACATCGTAAAACAAAAGGAAGTTGTAGTAAATAACAGTAATATGATAGAAGATAAGGCAGATATCGAAAAAGTAAAGGAAGATATCGTAAAACGTGAAGAAGATGTAGAAAATAGCAATGATATATGGGAAGATAAGGCCGATAAGGTAAAATATAAGGAAGAtatcgtaaaaaataatgaaaatatggcAAATAATGGTGAAGTAGTGAAAGATAAGGCAGATGTTGTAAAATATGAGGACGATGTCGTAGAAGATAAGGAAGATATCGtaaaaaataaggaagataTGGCAAATAAtggtaatataataaaagataaGGCAGATATTGTAAAATATGAGGAAGATATCGTAGAAGATAAGGAAGAtatcgtaaaaaataatgaaaatatggcAAATAATGGTGATGTAGTGAAAGATAAGGCAGATGTTGTAAAATATGAGGACGATGTCGTAGAAGATAAGGAAGAtatcgtaaaaaataatgaaaatatgacaaataatggtaatataataaaagataaGGCAGATGTTGTAAAATATGAGGAAGATATCGTAGAAGATAAGGAAGATATCGtaaaaaataaggaagataTGACAAATAATGGTAATATAGTGAAAGATAACAATGATATAGTGAATAATGATGGAGATGGTATCCtaaatgattataataaaaataaaggcaAGAATTATCTACTCAAAAAGTACGTTTTAGCTGCTAAGCGTGTTGAAATCGCCATTGTTACTTTACTCCTGTTCTTATTGACGCAAATATTAAGCTCGGGCGTGGATCTGTGGGTTACATTCTG GACGTCGCAAGAGGAGCTAAGACATCAAAATACATCGATAACGTTGAACGTATCTTCCTCGATGTCCCGTTACCATCCCGAAGAATACGCGGTGCGAGTTTTTTACGTGAACGGCAAACATTCGATGGGCAAATACGGTTACAGCTACCAAGAAACGATTCCGGTGTTGAAAACAATCGCGCCTCGTGCATCAGACGGTGTTTTCGATACGGTGGAAATAAACGGGGTGGCGCACGATTTGGTAAAGACTAATTTAGCCGCGATTCTGTACGCTCTTCTGATGATTATGGTCATCGTGTTAACTTTGGTTAGATCGTGGTTGTTCTTCAAAGTTTGTATGATGTCATCGATGAATATGCACAAGGAGATGTTCGATTCTTTGATGGAAGCTCCCTTGGAATTCTTCGATACCGATTCTGGTGGAAAAACCATCGGCGAATCTTCCAAAGATACTGGGTCTACAAAAGAGGTTAGGTCCAAAGTTTCTATGACACCTCAACAG ACGACTTTTAGCAACAGTAGTAAACCTGATAGTTTTTCCAAAGAAACTGGGTCTTTTAATGGGGTTTTGTCCAAGGTTTCGATGGGTTCACAACAG ACGACTTTTAGCAACAGTAGTAAACCTGataatttttccaaagaaaCTGGGTCTTTTAATGGGGTTTTGTCCAAGGTTTCGATGGGTTCACAACAG ACGACTTTTAGCAACAGTAGTAAACCTGataatttttccaaagaaaCTGGGTCTTTTAATGGGGTTTTGTCCAAGGTTTCGATGGGTTCACAACAG ACGACTTTTAGCAACAGTAGTAAACCTGataatttttccaaagaaaCTGGGTCTTTTAATGGGGTTTTGTCCAAGGTTTCGATGGGTTCACAACAG ACGACTTTTAGCAACAGTAGTAAACCTGataatttttccaaagaaaCTGGGTCTTTTAATGGGGTTTTGTCCAAGGTTTCGATGGGTTCACAACAG ACGACTTTTAGCAACAGTAGTAAACCTGataatttttccaaagaaaCTGGGTCTTTTAATGGGGTTTTGTCCAAGGTTTCGATGGGTTCACAACAG ACGACTTTTAGCAACAGTAGTAAACCTGataatttttccaaagaaaCTGGGTCTTTTAATGGGGTTTTGTCCAAGGTTTCGATGGGTTCACAACAG ATTACTAATAAGAGCGAAGAAATACTCAATAGATTCTCCAAAGATACTGGATCCGTTGACGAAGTTTTACCTAGAGTTTTGATGGATTCAATACAA GTTATGTTAACTTTAGGAGGAATTTTCGTCAATCTATTATATTCCAACCCTTATTACATTGTTGCTATGCTTCTACTGGGaactgtttttgtaaaattcggAAATTTATATACGTCCACCGCCGAAATATTTAAACGTCTAGAAAACAAAA CAAAATACCCCATGATTTCCCACATAACCTCTTCCATTAATGGGATCGTCACCATAAGAGCCTCAAAAGCAGAATCTATGTTAACAGATAAATTCGACGTACATCAA aaccTCCATGCGTCTGCTTCGTATTTGAAGATATCGAGCGCTTCCGCTTTCGGACTTTGGCTCGACCTAATTTGCGTCGTACAACTCACGGTCATCATTTTGAGTTTCCTGATATTACATAAAT ATACGGATGTCAACGGAAGCTTGGTGGGTCTGGCGATTTCTCAATCGATGATTTTGGGGGCGGCGTTGCGATACGGCCTAAAACGAACGGCTGAAACTAAAAATCGATTAACGAGTGTCGAAAAGGTCCTCCAGTACACCGAAATCAAAAACGAAAAACCGTCCGAAACCCAAAAAG aattttttcctCCCGAATCCTGGCCTGGAAGAGGGAAAATTGAATtcagaaacatatttttgaaacgttcTGATGACGATTTGGGGGTGTTGCGGAATATCAACTTCACAATATTACCAGGGGAGAAG ATCGGTATTGTCGGACGAACCGGAGCGGGTAAAACCTCCTTAATATCGGTTTTATTTCGATTGGTTCGTTTCGACGGTTCCGTTTTAATAGATGACGTCGATACCAAACAAATCGGACgggaattgataagaaaaaaaatttctatcatACCCCGAGAACCTATTTTATTTTCGTCGACGATAAGATATAACTTGGACCCTTATAACGAATATAACGATGAGGAAATGTGGAAAGCACTCGAACAG GTTGAATTGAGTAATTGCGTAAGCTCTTTGGATCTTAAAGTTTCCGAAGATGGAAGTAACTTCAGTTTAGGACAGAAGCAGTTGATCTATTTAGCCAGAGCTTTATtgagaaacaacaaaattttgattctggACGAAGCTACAGCTAATGTCGATCACAGAACCGACGCTTTAATACAAGCTACTATACGCAACAGATTCAAAAATTGTACAGTCATAACTATAGCTCATAGATTAAACACCATCATGGAATATAATAAAGTAATGGTAATGAGTGATGGTAAATTTGTCGAAATCGGTCATCCTCATCAATTGTTAGATAACAATAAAGGACATTTTCATAAATTGGTTTTGGAAACGGGTCCGGAAATGTCGTCGAAGTTAAAGGAAGTTGCTATGATGACTTATTATGAAGATTATAcacattgtttttatattaagtga